In Ectothiorhodospiraceae bacterium 2226, a single window of DNA contains:
- a CDS encoding PAS domain-containing protein: protein MATGHADAADAHLDAWDAAFSRDCADVTVTAGAARDTPGLIVADGAGRILTISAQVRQLARLSDDPLHLHTLAAELELRRPDDSPLSADEWPFARLLRGEQFTQQPYRITHRRSGIRYECLCTGHAVIGADGELLCAVLAFSGLTAVLPAPGTVQEAPAPYPSTAAAQFVVDAGLRLQRVNARVAALSGLAPQAHAGRRLDEIAPALAPCLEPYYRQVLTSGEPVLDTELEVSWEREGLPRRWLMSLHPLWDAHGRVIGINSVLQDVSAERQSRRYREAQHAITRLLAHAHSLRAVSAELLHILMACMGARYAVLWRVESTQGVLTPVVAVHEPDGALDNFGRIMRGVRLRAGQSIAGRAWATQAPCIVQDLGEDPHFPFAGETAVAGLHTGAAFPIQSEAECLGVLEFYRRHPVEVDPTLLDMMDEAGREIGHFILRRRAEQALRTLIENTPDIVARFDRQYRHVYVNRAVTAYTKIPSSGCVGKSVREMGLPGDLCDVWEAALDEVFARGREVNIEFEYAGPEGPVYFQSRLVPERSEDGAIHNVLAVTRDQTSQRNVERERLALYQREQATRRELEEALAALAEREQALRFLADANVELTSSLEYEAILIKAADLMVPRVADWCAVDLVEDDELHRLAVRHIDPAKVASVYEISRRYPAGPQAIGGAAAALHSGRTHWQAQLTDELLASYAHDEAHLRALRALDIRSYISVPLRARGRTLGVLTVVRAGTSPAFGEQDVQFVEELGRRAALAMDNALLHQAVQRELADRTRAEHALRDSEENLRFILEAAQVGTWNWDIPSGRLDWSCQIESIYGLRPGGLRGTLDEFLQHVHPEDRAPMRWALEQAVEGREDYLTEYRLMPREGTVRWVEDKGRVFYDEDGRPLRMAGICTDVTARKQVEQALRLSEERFLTALKSTSVVVFNQDRELRYTWLHDPNGHLSRGRVVLGRRDADIMAAEDAAQIEALKRRVLDTGASLRQEIRVSEERSDHYYDLTVEPVRNARGDIIGITGAMVDITHHMRLEATLREQAEQLAVADKRKDEFLAMLAHELRNPLAPIQNAVQLLRMRRETLDDTTRWGLDIIARQGDHLTRLVDDMLDVARITRGRIALQKQALALEDLVQGAVEASRPLIEAHGHRLQVDICDGELTVEADATRMVQVLGNLLNNAAKYTPDGGSIRIRGERDGEWAVIRVRDTGIGIGEDLLPRIFDLFSQGERSLDRSEGGLGLGLTLVRTLVEMHNGDVTASSPGLGAGSEFMVRLPLFAPARGAPSGDAAQPATADTRRVLVVDDNADVGESLVMLLSAMGHEVRLTTDGEQALACATEFRPEIVFLDVGLPGMDGFEVARRLRARHPDWPMSLVAFTGYGQEEMAQRTQSAGFDHHVLKPASFDVLEHLVRTAPSHPL from the coding sequence ATGGCGACAGGACACGCAGACGCGGCCGACGCGCATTTAGACGCTTGGGACGCGGCATTTTCGAGGGATTGTGCAGACGTCACGGTGACCGCCGGCGCCGCACGGGATACCCCTGGGCTGATCGTGGCCGACGGGGCAGGCCGCATACTGACCATCAGCGCGCAGGTGCGGCAACTGGCGCGGCTGAGCGATGATCCGCTTCACCTACACACGCTCGCGGCCGAGTTGGAACTGCGCCGCCCGGACGACAGCCCGCTTTCCGCCGACGAATGGCCCTTCGCGCGCCTGCTGCGCGGCGAGCAGTTCACCCAGCAGCCTTACCGCATCACGCACCGGCGCAGCGGCATCCGTTACGAGTGCCTGTGCACCGGTCACGCCGTCATCGGGGCCGACGGCGAGCTGTTGTGCGCCGTGCTGGCCTTTTCCGGCCTCACCGCGGTGCTACCCGCCCCCGGAACGGTGCAGGAAGCGCCGGCACCATACCCCTCGACTGCCGCCGCCCAGTTCGTGGTCGACGCCGGATTGCGCCTGCAGCGGGTCAACGCGCGCGTCGCGGCGCTTTCCGGACTCGCGCCGCAGGCACACGCCGGGCGCCGCCTGGACGAGATCGCGCCCGCGCTCGCGCCGTGCCTGGAACCCTACTATCGGCAGGTGCTGACGAGCGGTGAACCGGTGCTCGACACGGAGCTCGAGGTGTCCTGGGAAAGGGAGGGCCTGCCCCGCCGCTGGCTGATGAGTCTCCATCCCTTGTGGGACGCGCACGGGCGCGTGATCGGCATCAACAGCGTCCTGCAGGATGTCAGCGCCGAGCGCCAATCGCGGCGCTATCGGGAGGCGCAGCACGCGATTACCCGACTGCTCGCGCACGCGCACAGCCTGCGCGCCGTCAGCGCCGAGTTGCTGCACATCCTGATGGCGTGCATGGGCGCTCGGTATGCGGTGCTGTGGCGCGTGGAGTCGACCCAGGGCGTGCTGACCCCGGTGGTGGCGGTGCACGAACCCGACGGTGCACTGGACAACTTCGGGCGCATCATGCGCGGCGTGCGCCTGCGCGCCGGGCAGAGTATCGCGGGCCGCGCGTGGGCCACACAGGCGCCGTGCATCGTTCAGGATCTCGGCGAGGACCCGCACTTTCCCTTCGCGGGCGAGACCGCGGTGGCGGGCTTGCACACCGGCGCCGCGTTCCCCATTCAGAGCGAGGCCGAATGCCTGGGCGTGCTGGAGTTCTACCGCCGCCATCCGGTCGAGGTGGACCCGACGCTGCTCGACATGATGGACGAGGCGGGGCGCGAGATCGGCCACTTCATCCTGCGCCGGCGCGCCGAGCAAGCCCTGCGCACCCTGATCGAGAATACGCCCGACATCGTCGCGCGCTTCGACCGCCAGTACCGTCACGTATACGTCAACCGCGCGGTGACCGCCTACACCAAGATCCCCAGCAGCGGCTGCGTCGGCAAGAGCGTGCGCGAGATGGGACTGCCCGGTGACCTCTGCGACGTTTGGGAAGCCGCGCTCGACGAGGTCTTCGCGCGCGGGCGCGAGGTGAACATCGAGTTCGAATATGCCGGCCCTGAAGGGCCGGTTTACTTTCAGTCACGTCTGGTGCCCGAACGCTCCGAGGACGGCGCCATTCACAACGTGCTCGCGGTAACGCGCGACCAAACGAGTCAGCGCAATGTCGAGCGCGAACGCTTGGCCCTGTATCAACGCGAGCAGGCCACACGACGCGAGTTGGAGGAGGCGCTGGCCGCGCTCGCCGAACGGGAGCAGGCGCTGCGCTTTCTGGCCGACGCCAATGTCGAACTGACCTCCTCGCTGGAGTACGAAGCCATCCTCATCAAGGCGGCGGACTTGATGGTACCGCGCGTGGCGGACTGGTGCGCGGTCGACCTGGTCGAGGACGATGAGTTGCACCGTTTGGCCGTGCGCCACATCGATCCCGCCAAAGTGGCGTCGGTGTACGAAATCTCGCGCCGCTATCCGGCCGGCCCGCAGGCCATCGGCGGCGCCGCCGCGGCGCTGCATTCGGGACGCACCCATTGGCAGGCACAGCTCACTGACGAGCTTCTGGCGAGCTATGCACACGACGAGGCGCACCTGCGCGCCTTGCGCGCCCTCGACATCCGCTCCTACATCAGCGTGCCGCTGCGCGCACGCGGCCGGACCCTGGGCGTCCTCACGGTGGTGCGTGCCGGTACCAGTCCGGCATTCGGCGAACAGGACGTGCAGTTCGTGGAAGAGCTCGGGCGGCGCGCCGCGCTGGCGATGGACAACGCCCTGCTCCACCAGGCGGTGCAGCGCGAACTGGCCGACCGTACGCGCGCCGAACACGCACTGCGCGACAGCGAGGAGAATCTCCGCTTCATTCTGGAGGCGGCGCAGGTCGGCACGTGGAACTGGGACATACCCAGCGGACGCCTGGACTGGTCGTGTCAGATCGAATCGATTTACGGTCTGCGGCCGGGCGGGCTCCGCGGCACCCTGGACGAGTTCCTCCAGCACGTGCACCCGGAGGATCGCGCGCCGATGCGTTGGGCGCTCGAGCAGGCGGTCGAGGGGCGCGAGGATTACCTCACCGAGTACCGGTTGATGCCGCGCGAGGGCACGGTGCGCTGGGTGGAGGACAAGGGCCGCGTGTTCTACGACGAGGACGGACGCCCGCTGCGCATGGCCGGTATCTGCACCGACGTGACCGCGCGCAAGCAGGTCGAGCAGGCGCTGCGGCTCAGCGAGGAGCGCTTCCTCACGGCCCTCAAGAGCACCTCGGTGGTGGTTTTCAACCAGGACCGCGAGCTGCGCTACACCTGGCTGCACGACCCCAATGGGCACCTCAGCCGCGGCCGCGTGGTGCTGGGGCGGCGCGATGCCGACATCATGGCGGCCGAAGATGCCGCTCAGATAGAGGCCCTCAAGCGGCGCGTGCTGGACACCGGCGCCAGCCTGCGCCAGGAGATCCGCGTCAGCGAGGAGCGCAGCGACCACTATTACGACCTGACCGTGGAACCGGTTCGTAACGCGCGCGGCGACATCATCGGCATTACCGGCGCCATGGTCGACATTACCCACCACATGCGGCTCGAGGCGACGCTGCGCGAACAGGCCGAGCAGCTCGCGGTGGCCGACAAACGCAAAGACGAGTTTCTTGCCATGCTTGCTCACGAGTTACGCAACCCGCTGGCCCCCATCCAGAACGCGGTGCAACTGCTGCGCATGCGGCGTGAGACCTTGGACGACACCACGCGCTGGGGTCTGGACATCATTGCCCGCCAAGGCGATCACCTCACCCGCCTGGTCGACGACATGCTGGACGTCGCGCGCATCACCCGCGGGCGCATCGCACTGCAAAAGCAGGCGCTAGCGCTGGAGGATCTGGTACAGGGCGCGGTGGAGGCGAGCCGGCCGCTCATCGAGGCTCACGGGCACAGGCTGCAGGTCGATATCTGCGACGGGGAACTGACCGTCGAGGCCGACGCCACACGCATGGTACAAGTGCTGGGCAACCTACTGAACAACGCCGCCAAGTACACCCCGGACGGCGGTTCGATTCGGATACGGGGCGAGCGCGACGGCGAGTGGGCGGTGATCCGGGTGCGCGACACGGGTATCGGCATCGGCGAAGACTTGTTGCCACGTATCTTCGACCTCTTCTCGCAGGGCGAGCGCTCGCTGGATCGCAGCGAGGGCGGGCTCGGCCTCGGTTTGACCCTGGTACGCACCCTGGTGGAGATGCATAACGGCGACGTGACCGCCAGCAGTCCCGGGCTCGGCGCCGGCAGCGAGTTCATGGTCCGCCTGCCGCTGTTCGCTCCGGCGCGGGGCGCGCCGAGCGGCGACGCGGCGCAGCCCGCTACGGCAGACACCCGGCGCGTGCTGGTGGTGGACGACAACGCGGACGTGGGAGAGTCGCTGGTCATGCTCCTGTCGGCCATGGGCCACGAGGTACGGCTTACCACCGACGGCGAACAGGCGCTGGCATGCGCCACCGAGTTTCGCCCGGAAATCGTCTTTCTCGACGTCGGCCTGCCCGGCATGGACGGCTTCGAGGTGGCACGGCGACTGCGGGCGCGCCATCCCGACTGGCCCATGTCGCTGGTCGCCTTCACCGGGTACGGTCAGGAAGAGATGGCGCAGCGCACCCAGAGTGCCGGCTTCGACCACCACGTGCTCAAACCGGCCAGCTTCGACGTGCTCGAGCACCTGGTGCGCACCGCCCCCTCACACCCCCTTTAA